A stretch of Fibrobacter sp. UWEL DNA encodes these proteins:
- a CDS encoding DMT family transporter — translation MNSSNIPAHFCIFLAAAIWGLMAPIGKDAMMHGITGLDMVFFRVAGAAISFWTASLMRALLTRNKPQEKFQEPRVKPPKRDILKFAGAGLFAIVCNQCCFTVGLSITSPINASIVATSLPIFALISSAIFLREKITLKKILGIGLGLSGALMLVLGSASAGNAKAGNIAGDLLCMASQCSFAIYLGLFKNLISKYDVVTCMKWMFTFSTLMVMPITLGDVTSIPFAEIAPVTWAESSFVVFGGTFLSYLLMAKAQKVLRPTVVAMYNYVQPVTSAVVSVLAGLALFGFTHALAILLIVAGVYTVNSAKTKP, via the coding sequence GTGAATTCCAGCAATATTCCAGCACATTTCTGCATATTCCTTGCAGCAGCCATATGGGGGCTCATGGCGCCCATCGGTAAAGATGCCATGATGCATGGCATTACGGGGCTGGACATGGTATTCTTCCGGGTGGCAGGAGCCGCCATCAGCTTCTGGACCGCCTCCCTAATGCGAGCCCTCCTGACTCGCAATAAGCCCCAGGAAAAATTTCAAGAACCCAGGGTGAAGCCACCCAAAAGGGACATCCTGAAGTTTGCGGGAGCGGGCCTATTCGCTATCGTATGCAATCAGTGCTGCTTCACGGTGGGGCTGTCCATCACCTCCCCCATCAACGCTTCCATCGTGGCGACCAGCCTGCCTATTTTCGCGCTGATTTCGTCGGCCATCTTCCTGAGGGAAAAAATCACCCTGAAGAAAATTCTGGGCATCGGACTTGGACTTTCCGGCGCCCTCATGCTGGTGCTGGGGAGCGCCTCTGCAGGCAACGCCAAGGCGGGTAACATTGCGGGGGACTTACTTTGCATGGCATCCCAGTGCAGCTTCGCCATTTATCTGGGACTCTTCAAGAATTTAATCAGCAAGTATGATGTAGTGACCTGCATGAAGTGGATGTTCACTTTTTCCACCCTGATGGTAATGCCCATTACCCTAGGGGACGTGACGTCCATTCCCTTCGCGGAAATTGCGCCCGTCACCTGGGCGGAATCCAGCTTTGTAGTTTTTGGCGGGACCTTCCTTTCCTATCTGCTGATGGCGAAGGCACAGAAGGTCTTGCGCCCCACGGTAGTTGCCATGTATAACTATGTCCAGCCGGTGACCTCTGCGGTTGTATCCGTGCTGGCAGGGCTCGCCTTGTTCGGATTTACTCACGCCCTTGCCATCCTGCTGATTGTGGCGGGTGTGTACACGGTGAACAGCGCAAAAACTAAACCTTGA
- a CDS encoding DUF4421 family protein, with translation MFYRLLLALVFLLPCSAAFAYDGNDESEEEFVDDEIDGITEFKNKFLIRFLCNYNFVSFWSSENHQRTLLSNRPVDVGLGFGYKDFYWDFLYALPFTTGTASKSVAFEIGFDFFPGNWWIEGEYRRYSGFNMNDTLTTYVDFRESDAYVSALWMATAEGRFSPRVAYFLDRKQNESAGSAIVGGRIQNTRAVDHSETLDYYEDVRNIRSIWLDGGYSYTWIYDNDMFLNLWGVAGLAVFRWDDAEDVSFMPDVVGKMAWGYIGETWSWNCVMEAEYLPMVFDDHSEQKWISAFKILVVRRF, from the coding sequence GTGTTTTATCGTCTCTTACTAGCCCTTGTTTTCCTGCTGCCCTGTAGCGCAGCTTTTGCCTATGATGGCAACGATGAAAGCGAGGAAGAATTTGTGGATGACGAGATCGACGGCATTACGGAATTTAAGAATAAATTCTTAATCCGATTCCTCTGTAACTATAATTTCGTGAGTTTTTGGAGCAGCGAAAATCATCAGCGCACCCTGCTTTCCAACCGCCCTGTGGATGTGGGTCTGGGTTTTGGCTACAAGGATTTTTACTGGGATTTTCTATACGCCCTGCCTTTTACTACCGGTACTGCGTCAAAGTCGGTGGCTTTCGAGATAGGTTTTGATTTTTTCCCTGGAAACTGGTGGATCGAGGGGGAGTATCGCCGTTATAGCGGATTCAATATGAACGACACTCTCACTACCTATGTGGATTTCAGGGAGTCGGATGCCTATGTTTCCGCCTTGTGGATGGCTACAGCGGAAGGGAGGTTTAGCCCTAGGGTAGCTTACTTCTTGGACCGTAAGCAGAACGAGTCTGCAGGCAGCGCTATCGTAGGAGGGCGTATCCAGAATACTCGCGCGGTGGACCATAGCGAGACCTTGGATTATTACGAGGATGTCAGGAATATTCGAAGCATCTGGCTGGATGGCGGCTATTCCTATACCTGGATTTACGACAATGACATGTTCCTGAACTTGTGGGGCGTAGCGGGTCTTGCTGTTTTCAGGTGGGACGACGCAGAGGATGTTTCCTTTATGCCCGATGTAGTGGGCAAGATGGCCTGGGGCTACATTGGGGAAACCTGGTCCTGGAACTGCGTGATGGAAGCGGAATACCTTCCTATGGTATTTGACGACCATAGCGAACAGAAGTGGATTTCCGCATTCAAAATCCTTGTGGTCCGTAGATTCTAG
- a CDS encoding NYN domain-containing protein produces the protein MENEQLEQRIALFIDCDNASVKAIYGIMEELAKYGETGIRRAYGNWTEKNPWEEVLHDYAIQPFQQFPYTKGKNATDMAMAIDVMDILYSEDIDIFAIVSSDSDFTPLAMKLRAKSKMVIGFGEEKTPSPFIHSCNLFVFTDKLDEMGGMEDMPEMVEPKDERKDKKKLRSDTKLMNAIRQAISESKDDDDWALASKVSQQISRRTSMSPKNFGYSTWPKLIHATESFEERKNAKGHQEFKLKVKASK, from the coding sequence ATGGAAAACGAACAGCTGGAACAGAGAATCGCTCTTTTTATCGACTGCGACAACGCAAGCGTCAAGGCCATTTACGGCATCATGGAAGAACTGGCCAAGTATGGTGAAACCGGCATCCGCCGCGCCTACGGCAACTGGACCGAAAAGAACCCCTGGGAAGAGGTTCTCCATGATTACGCCATCCAGCCTTTCCAGCAGTTCCCCTACACCAAGGGCAAGAACGCCACGGACATGGCTATGGCTATCGACGTGATGGACATTCTCTATTCCGAGGACATCGACATTTTCGCCATCGTCAGTAGCGATTCCGACTTCACGCCGCTCGCTATGAAGCTTCGCGCAAAGTCCAAGATGGTCATCGGTTTCGGTGAAGAAAAGACACCCAGCCCCTTCATTCACTCCTGTAATCTTTTTGTCTTTACAGACAAGCTAGATGAAATGGGCGGCATGGAAGACATGCCCGAAATGGTGGAACCGAAGGATGAACGCAAGGATAAGAAAAAGCTCCGTAGCGATACGAAGCTGATGAACGCCATTCGTCAGGCAATTTCTGAATCCAAGGATGATGATGACTGGGCTTTGGCTTCCAAGGTTTCCCAGCAGATCAGCCGCCGCACTTCCATGTCTCCCAAGAACTTTGGTTATTCCACCTGGCCCAAGCTCATTCACGCTACCGAATCCTTCGAGGAGCGCAAGAACGCCAAGGGCCATCAGGAATTCAAGCTGAAAGTCAAGGCCAGCAAGTAG
- the secA gene encoding preprotein translocase subunit SecA: MSIIDTVLHKVFGTPHERKVKQLRPVIAQINKVRESLESLDDADLAAKSAELREKLKNGSSLDDIKVEAFAVCKEACDRRLGIFNIFKPENNFDFSKLGDLQKYTDAAKAELESGKNEWEVYMPAAVYAKVRELYPNSVKPFRMMPFDVQMIGGLVLHEGAISEMATGEGKTLAAALPVYLNALSGKGVHVVTVNDYLAGRDAKQMGMVYKFLGLTVGLIVNGLDSEQRRISYNSDVTYGTNNEFGFDYLRDNMAVDPSQLVQRELNFCIVDEVDSILIDEARTPLIISGPAEDATDKYAKANEIAKKLVKNKDFGVDEKDKVIQLTSKGVTHIEELLQVTNLYGEHADWVHFIDQALKAWHIYTRDVDYIVRDGEIIIVDENTGRLMEGRRYSNGMHQAIEAKENVQIRRENQTLATITFQNYFRMYNKLSGMTGTAETEATEFIKIYNMNTWVIPTNKPCVRQDLQDLVYKTEDEKWKAIVNEIKERHAKGQPLLVGTASIEKSEHLHGLLEKEGIPHEVLNAKNHGREAEIIQFAGHKGKVTIATNMAGRGTDIALGEGVTELGGLHVLGTERHESRRIDNQLRGRSGRQGDNGSSQYFLSLDDNLMRIFGGNNVKSLMTRFGVKDDEVITHPIVSRSIRSAQRRVEGQSFDIRKHLLDYDNVMNEQRKVIYGLRRRILNGEDIREEIMNRIEDACDIKVSQYIAAKSFPEEWKLEDLHTDLQRSMNMEYTLSNEDAVTKTPEVILQEIIDMCKARYDKLTKIIPDADFRQIERRFLLMTIDQVWKEHLYAMDQLKDAIRFHGYAQKDPLMVYKSEGFKMFEGCMEKIATLTALRILNIRITLPNGMTVSPDQIKLPTPEEIEAAKAAQAAREAAGEQAPAEEGAKAAGLAGQAASSESNAISEEQQAQQAQAESSAEASEGASEEGAPRVRRTFTDPKVLAARRAIQQSAPKIGRNDMCWCGSGLKYKKCHGKGEGDAED, translated from the coding sequence ATGAGTATTATTGATACCGTCTTGCATAAGGTGTTCGGTACACCTCATGAACGTAAGGTGAAGCAGCTCCGTCCGGTGATTGCACAGATTAACAAAGTTCGCGAATCCCTGGAATCCCTGGATGACGCCGATCTGGCTGCAAAGAGTGCCGAACTTCGCGAAAAGCTGAAGAATGGTTCCTCTCTGGACGATATCAAGGTGGAAGCATTCGCTGTCTGTAAGGAAGCTTGCGACCGCCGTCTGGGTATCTTCAATATCTTCAAGCCGGAAAACAATTTCGATTTCAGCAAGCTGGGCGACCTGCAGAAGTATACGGACGCTGCCAAGGCTGAACTGGAATCTGGCAAGAACGAATGGGAAGTCTACATGCCTGCCGCAGTCTATGCCAAGGTTCGTGAACTTTATCCCAACTCCGTCAAGCCTTTCCGCATGATGCCTTTCGACGTTCAGATGATCGGCGGCCTGGTTCTTCACGAAGGTGCAATTTCTGAAATGGCTACTGGTGAAGGTAAGACCCTGGCTGCAGCACTGCCTGTCTACCTGAACGCTCTTTCCGGTAAGGGCGTCCATGTGGTGACCGTGAACGACTACCTGGCTGGCCGTGACGCCAAGCAGATGGGTATGGTCTATAAGTTCCTGGGCCTCACTGTGGGTCTTATCGTGAACGGCCTGGATTCCGAACAGCGTCGTATCAGTTATAACTCTGACGTGACTTACGGTACCAACAACGAATTCGGCTTTGACTACCTCCGTGACAACATGGCAGTGGACCCGAGCCAGCTGGTGCAGCGCGAATTGAATTTCTGTATCGTGGACGAAGTGGACTCCATCTTGATCGATGAAGCTCGTACTCCGCTCATCATTTCCGGTCCTGCCGAAGACGCTACCGACAAGTACGCCAAGGCAAACGAAATCGCCAAGAAGCTTGTGAAGAACAAGGACTTCGGCGTGGACGAAAAGGACAAGGTTATCCAGCTCACCTCCAAGGGTGTGACCCACATTGAAGAATTGCTCCAGGTGACCAACCTGTACGGCGAACATGCTGACTGGGTTCACTTCATTGACCAGGCCCTGAAGGCATGGCACATCTATACTCGCGACGTGGACTACATCGTACGTGATGGCGAAATCATCATCGTGGACGAAAACACTGGCCGTCTCATGGAAGGTCGTCGTTACTCTAACGGTATGCACCAGGCTATCGAAGCTAAGGAAAATGTGCAGATCCGTCGTGAAAACCAGACCCTTGCTACCATTACCTTCCAGAACTACTTCCGCATGTACAATAAGCTGTCCGGTATGACCGGTACTGCCGAAACGGAAGCTACTGAATTCATCAAGATCTACAACATGAACACCTGGGTGATTCCCACCAACAAGCCTTGCGTTCGTCAGGACCTGCAGGATCTGGTGTACAAGACCGAAGATGAAAAGTGGAAGGCTATCGTTAACGAAATTAAGGAACGCCACGCCAAGGGTCAGCCCCTGCTGGTGGGTACCGCTTCCATTGAAAAGTCTGAACACCTCCACGGCCTCCTGGAAAAGGAAGGCATTCCTCACGAAGTGCTGAATGCAAAGAACCATGGTCGTGAAGCTGAAATCATCCAGTTCGCTGGTCACAAGGGCAAGGTTACCATTGCTACCAACATGGCTGGTCGTGGTACTGACATTGCTTTGGGTGAAGGCGTTACCGAACTGGGCGGCTTGCATGTGCTGGGTACCGAACGTCACGAATCTCGCCGTATCGATAACCAGCTCCGCGGTCGTTCTGGCCGTCAGGGTGATAACGGTTCCAGCCAGTACTTCTTGTCTCTGGATGACAACCTGATGCGTATCTTCGGTGGCAACAACGTGAAGTCCCTCATGACCCGTTTCGGCGTGAAGGATGACGAAGTGATTACCCATCCTATCGTGTCCCGCTCTATCCGTAGCGCACAGCGCCGCGTGGAAGGCCAGAGCTTCGATATCCGTAAGCACTTGCTGGACTACGATAACGTGATGAACGAACAGCGTAAGGTGATTTACGGTCTGCGCCGTCGTATCCTGAATGGCGAAGACATTCGCGAAGAAATCATGAACCGCATCGAAGACGCTTGCGATATCAAGGTTTCCCAGTACATCGCTGCCAAGAGCTTCCCGGAAGAATGGAAGCTGGAAGACCTGCACACGGATTTGCAGCGCTCCATGAACATGGAATACACTCTGTCTAACGAAGACGCCGTGACCAAGACTCCGGAAGTGATCCTTCAGGAAATCATCGACATGTGCAAGGCTCGTTACGACAAGCTGACCAAGATCATTCCGGATGCTGACTTCCGTCAGATCGAACGTCGCTTCCTCCTCATGACCATCGACCAGGTATGGAAGGAACATCTGTACGCCATGGACCAGCTGAAGGACGCTATCCGCTTCCACGGTTACGCCCAGAAGGATCCTCTGATGGTGTACAAGAGCGAAGGCTTCAAGATGTTCGAAGGCTGCATGGAAAAGATTGCAACCCTCACCGCTCTGCGCATCCTGAACATCCGCATTACTCTGCCCAACGGCATGACTGTTTCTCCGGACCAGATCAAGCTTCCCACTCCGGAAGAAATCGAAGCCGCAAAGGCTGCCCAGGCAGCTCGTGAAGCAGCTGGCGAACAGGCTCCTGCAGAAGAAGGCGCTAAGGCCGCCGGTCTCGCAGGCCAGGCTGCTTCCTCTGAATCTAACGCTATTAGCGAAGAACAGCAGGCTCAGCAGGCACAGGCAGAAAGTTCCGCAGAAGCTTCTGAAGGTGCAAGCGAAGAAGGCGCACCTCGCGTACGCCGTACTTTTACGGATCCTAAGGTTCTTGCAGCACGCCGCGCTATCCAGCAGTCCGCTCCTAAGATTGGTCGCAATGACATGTGCTGGTGCGGTTCCGGCCTCAAGTACAAGAAGTGCCACGGTAAGGGCGAAGGCGACGCAGAAGATTAA
- the tmk gene encoding dTMP kinase → MKTAKRFFSLEGIDGSGKSTQIDMLIKELESEGYEVVKLREPGGAKISEQIRGILLDPAFKGIMGDDTELLLYNAARAQVIAEIIRPALAAGKVVIADRFAWSTFAYQGYARGLGADKVQRLTELTCGDCFPELTVVLDITVERSRARTAKRGEAPDRLESEKAEFFEKVRQGYLAAARDYSDCVQAIDGDRAPEDVFADLVKLVKAKLV, encoded by the coding sequence ATGAAGACTGCAAAGCGTTTCTTTAGCCTGGAAGGCATTGATGGTTCCGGCAAGTCAACTCAAATTGACATGCTGATCAAGGAACTTGAATCTGAAGGATACGAAGTGGTGAAGCTTCGTGAACCGGGTGGTGCCAAGATCTCTGAGCAGATTCGCGGCATCCTTCTGGATCCTGCCTTCAAGGGCATTATGGGAGATGATACCGAGCTGTTGCTGTATAACGCAGCCCGCGCTCAGGTCATTGCGGAAATCATCCGCCCTGCTCTTGCTGCCGGAAAGGTGGTCATCGCCGATCGCTTTGCCTGGAGTACCTTTGCCTACCAGGGATACGCCCGCGGTCTTGGTGCCGACAAGGTTCAGCGCCTGACGGAATTGACCTGCGGTGATTGCTTCCCGGAATTGACGGTGGTCCTGGACATTACGGTAGAACGTAGTCGTGCACGCACCGCCAAACGTGGCGAGGCACCCGACCGCCTGGAAAGCGAGAAGGCTGAATTCTTCGAGAAGGTGCGCCAGGGCTACTTGGCTGCCGCCCGCGATTACAGCGATTGCGTACAAGCTATCGATGGCGATCGCGCTCCCGAGGATGTCTTTGCCGACCTCGTCAAGCTGGTCAAGGCGAAGTTGGTCTAA
- a CDS encoding ATP-binding protein: MKYTNRHAEMDRIGIRLQESESSFIAIYGRRRLGKSTLIKRVLRENDIYFMADRSEQANQRRLLSISIAQVYPDFDGVSYPTWEALFKAFNLRCEKGSALCLDEFPYLVKADETLPSVLQKILDEKTLNFHLILCGSSQQMMFDSILNENAPLYGRAHEILRLPPISPAYMADALHLNPEETVAEYAIWGGVPRYWELRERERNLESAIKNLALSPYGVLYDEPTHILRDDMRDIVQASTLLHIIGNGANKISEIAARAEKEASTLSAPLQKLVKMHLIEREIPFGESEKISKHGVYHIADPFMDFHYKFVNTYRSLLELGRSEFVYNIVKERLPNIISYHWEKMCRQAISGQIIEGVPFGLASRWWGKVSKNESMELDVVAESLDKKVLLVGECKWTKSENAEKLFAGLMEKAGKLPFASRYERIIPVLFLKRRVDKSEKDLVYQPADVLKMMKVDV, encoded by the coding sequence ATGAAGTACACCAACAGACATGCAGAAATGGACCGTATTGGAATTCGCCTACAGGAAAGTGAATCCAGTTTTATCGCCATATACGGGAGACGCCGACTTGGAAAGTCGACTCTCATCAAGCGTGTTCTAAGAGAGAACGACATCTATTTCATGGCGGACAGATCCGAACAGGCAAATCAGCGTAGACTTCTCAGTATTTCAATCGCACAAGTCTATCCCGATTTCGATGGGGTTTCCTACCCTACCTGGGAAGCTCTTTTTAAGGCATTTAACCTGCGTTGCGAAAAAGGCTCGGCCCTCTGCCTGGACGAATTTCCCTATCTGGTAAAAGCAGACGAAACTCTCCCCTCCGTTCTGCAAAAAATCCTGGACGAAAAGACCCTCAATTTTCATCTTATTCTCTGCGGATCCTCTCAGCAGATGATGTTCGACAGCATCCTGAACGAGAACGCACCACTCTATGGTCGAGCCCACGAAATCCTGAGACTGCCACCCATTTCTCCCGCCTATATGGCCGACGCACTACACCTTAATCCGGAAGAAACCGTTGCCGAATATGCAATCTGGGGCGGCGTGCCTCGCTATTGGGAATTGAGGGAAAGGGAACGCAACCTGGAGAGCGCCATTAAAAATCTTGCATTGTCTCCTTACGGGGTTCTTTACGATGAACCTACCCATATCCTCCGTGATGACATGCGAGATATTGTCCAGGCGTCTACCCTACTCCACATTATCGGTAACGGCGCCAACAAGATTTCCGAGATTGCAGCCCGTGCCGAAAAGGAAGCATCCACTCTAAGCGCACCCTTGCAAAAGCTTGTCAAGATGCACCTGATTGAAAGGGAAATTCCCTTTGGGGAATCTGAGAAAATCAGCAAGCACGGCGTGTACCACATTGCAGATCCCTTCATGGATTTCCATTACAAGTTCGTGAACACTTATAGGTCCCTGCTGGAACTGGGCCGTTCTGAATTTGTTTATAACATCGTAAAGGAAAGGCTTCCCAACATCATCAGCTACCATTGGGAAAAGATGTGCCGCCAAGCCATTAGTGGCCAGATCATCGAGGGTGTTCCTTTCGGCTTGGCTTCCCGCTGGTGGGGAAAAGTCTCAAAGAATGAAAGTATGGAATTAGATGTAGTTGCAGAAAGCCTTGACAAGAAAGTCCTTCTCGTAGGCGAATGCAAATGGACCAAGAGTGAAAATGCCGAAAAGCTTTTTGCAGGTCTCATGGAGAAAGCAGGCAAGCTCCCCTTCGCTTCCAGATATGAAAGAATCATTCCCGTACTATTCCTGAAGCGGCGTGTAGACAAGAGTGAAAAGGATTTGGTATACCAGCCAGCCGACGTACTGAAAATGATGAAAGTAGATGTCTAG
- a CDS encoding macro domain-containing protein produces MAFRIIRNDITKVAADVIVNSANPRPICGGSTEAHIYDVAGYDDLLEARQKIGHLEIGQLGVTSAFNLPAKKVIHISCPWWNESNPDDSIRMLSSCYISVIDKAKELGAKSIAFPLLSSGVYRFPKALALDIAATAFELYNQDDIEIILVVYDAEAFDAAKQYSPVDMLAQDVAKSAPRRAPRRNSLNRNCPSRPAAPAAISDYAVVKEPAISGNPYEQEMKEINRIISACEATFHDFFIEKVTQFKCGSTDSKKRNAEIYQAANIDRKLFSKVYSKDNYTPKKYTVIALGIGLRLDLENMEQMLEAAGCSFNSSKRDLVIKYFLRQRDFYKKHGRFAIHVINDVLQIYHEDILGQND; encoded by the coding sequence GTGGCATTTAGAATTATCAGAAATGACATTACGAAGGTGGCTGCAGATGTAATCGTGAACTCGGCCAATCCGCGCCCTATTTGCGGTGGCAGTACCGAAGCTCATATCTATGATGTCGCCGGTTATGATGATCTCCTTGAGGCCCGTCAGAAAATCGGTCATCTTGAAATTGGCCAGCTGGGCGTTACTTCCGCCTTTAATCTTCCTGCCAAGAAAGTCATCCATATTTCCTGCCCCTGGTGGAACGAGTCCAATCCAGATGATTCCATCCGGATGCTGTCTTCCTGCTATATCTCTGTCATCGACAAGGCCAAGGAACTGGGTGCAAAATCCATCGCATTCCCGCTATTGTCCAGTGGGGTCTATCGCTTCCCTAAGGCTCTCGCACTTGACATAGCAGCAACCGCTTTCGAGTTGTACAATCAGGACGATATTGAAATCATCCTGGTAGTTTATGATGCGGAAGCGTTTGATGCAGCCAAGCAGTACTCTCCCGTGGACATGCTGGCGCAGGATGTGGCAAAATCTGCGCCCAGGCGTGCGCCGAGGCGTAACAGTTTAAATCGTAACTGTCCTTCACGTCCTGCTGCTCCCGCAGCAATCAGCGATTATGCCGTTGTTAAAGAACCTGCCATTTCGGGAAATCCTTACGAACAGGAAATGAAGGAAATCAATCGCATCATCTCCGCTTGCGAGGCGACCTTCCACGATTTCTTTATAGAAAAGGTGACGCAATTCAAATGTGGATCCACGGATTCAAAGAAACGTAATGCAGAGATTTATCAGGCTGCCAACATTGATCGCAAACTCTTCTCCAAAGTCTATAGCAAGGATAATTACACTCCCAAAAAGTATACGGTCATCGCTCTTGGTATTGGACTTCGTCTGGATCTGGAAAACATGGAACAAATGCTGGAAGCGGCAGGATGTTCCTTTAATTCCAGCAAGCGGGATTTGGTGATCAAGTATTTTTTGCGCCAGCGTGATTTTTACAAGAAACACGGGCGTTTTGCGATTCATGTCATTAACGATGTCCTGCAGATCTATCACGAAGATATATTGGGACAAAACGATTAG
- a CDS encoding fibrobacter succinogenes major paralogous domain-containing protein, protein MKLRDCFWVAVVAMMFAACSGGDGTSASPDETESSSSSDAVLSSSQGQKSSSSTRSSSSSREESAKSSSSENSSSSVNHQSDSDKNSSSSAKEQKSSSSQNPGFEIKETCTETGACDAMDRKDVSTWNFTIKDSFGKDVKYIYSVEGETLVLTTIEADGTKKEDRTSYSFYNMTKESSQEMAFMAARSTCRNGGGDDVIIKDCVQDTIFYSSSSEEVIEESSSSSMPIVYGKLVDDRDGQVYRTLEFGDQTWMAENLNFAYNYPTAKEDSSSFCYDNDPSNCEKYGRLYLWSAAMDSSAIFSKTCMECGYYATYEGDTAVTFRGVCPKGWHLPRTTEWQQLYVAIEDSVAFGSKMKTTTGWTNTNGTDEYGFSILPVGYRRDIDGKYTLLSEGAFYWTSSEYDMRSAFAIFFGNNTDEYRQYHDYKYTSASVRCVKDK, encoded by the coding sequence GTGAAATTACGTGATTGTTTTTGGGTTGCTGTTGTAGCTATGATGTTTGCCGCTTGTAGTGGTGGCGATGGCACGAGCGCAAGTCCCGATGAGACTGAAAGCAGTTCTTCCTCTGATGCTGTTCTCAGTTCTTCTCAAGGGCAGAAGTCCAGTTCTTCGACAAGGAGCTCATCCTCCTCTCGAGAAGAGAGTGCAAAATCCAGCAGTTCCGAGAATTCCAGTAGTTCCGTGAATCATCAATCCGACAGCGATAAAAATTCTTCCAGCAGTGCAAAGGAACAGAAGTCCAGTAGCAGTCAAAATCCCGGTTTCGAAATCAAGGAAACCTGCACGGAGACAGGGGCCTGTGATGCGATGGACAGGAAGGATGTAAGTACCTGGAACTTCACGATCAAGGATTCCTTTGGAAAGGATGTGAAGTACATCTATTCTGTGGAAGGTGAAACGCTGGTGCTAACTACCATCGAGGCAGATGGTACCAAGAAAGAGGACAGGACTTCCTATTCCTTCTATAACATGACTAAGGAATCCAGCCAGGAAATGGCTTTCATGGCTGCCCGATCCACCTGTAGAAATGGCGGTGGCGACGATGTGATTATTAAGGATTGCGTCCAGGATACCATCTTCTATTCCAGCAGCAGCGAAGAAGTCATCGAGGAAAGTAGTAGCAGCAGTATGCCCATTGTTTATGGAAAGCTTGTGGATGATCGCGACGGTCAGGTTTATAGGACCTTGGAATTTGGGGATCAAACTTGGATGGCGGAAAATTTGAACTTCGCCTATAACTATCCCACTGCAAAGGAAGATTCTTCCAGTTTCTGCTATGACAACGATCCGTCCAATTGCGAAAAGTATGGACGTCTGTACCTGTGGAGTGCCGCTATGGATAGCTCCGCCATCTTTTCAAAGACCTGTATGGAATGCGGATACTACGCAACCTACGAAGGTGACACCGCGGTTACTTTCAGAGGTGTATGTCCTAAAGGTTGGCATCTACCCCGTACAACGGAATGGCAACAGTTATACGTTGCTATCGAAGATAGTGTCGCATTCGGTTCCAAGATGAAGACCACTACTGGCTGGACAAATACGAATGGAACTGATGAATACGGATTCAGTATTTTGCCTGTGGGCTACCGCAGGGACATAGACGGCAAATACACCCTTTTGTCGGAAGGAGCCTTTTACTGGACATCATCCGAATACGATATGAGATCCGCTTTCGCAATATTTTTTGGCAACAATACCGACGAATATAGGCAATATCATGATTATAAGTATACGTCGGCCTCTGTCCGTTGCGTAAAGGACAAATAG
- a CDS encoding flavodoxin family protein produces MVKWCVVYSSATGNTRRLAEAAAQTLGADLMNVNDILGFLPGSPDADSDLSDMEDSYENLAVIEANRKSLLISAEANLSEVAAKLSKYDCVMVGYWLRRGGPDQRTAVLLSKMSGKRVALFQTHGAYEGSEHAVTAFARAGSLLGSDNTILGTFSCQCAVNPALIKRRLEGKVPGHKGEDLEACKKRWADAEKHPDENDLERMRTFAKKMLVISEKA; encoded by the coding sequence ATGGTAAAATGGTGTGTGGTATATTCTTCTGCCACGGGTAATACCCGTAGGCTGGCCGAGGCTGCAGCCCAAACGCTGGGCGCAGACCTCATGAACGTCAACGATATTCTAGGTTTCCTGCCGGGTAGTCCTGACGCCGATAGCGATCTTTCCGATATGGAGGATTCCTACGAGAATCTCGCGGTCATTGAAGCCAATCGCAAGAGCCTCCTGATTTCTGCGGAAGCCAACTTAAGCGAAGTGGCGGCCAAGCTTTCCAAGTATGATTGCGTCATGGTGGGCTATTGGCTTCGTCGCGGCGGACCCGACCAGAGAACTGCAGTTCTTCTCTCTAAAATGAGCGGCAAGCGTGTGGCACTGTTCCAGACCCATGGCGCCTACGAAGGGAGTGAACACGCGGTAACGGCATTTGCCCGCGCTGGCTCTCTCCTGGGTTCCGACAACACGATCCTTGGAACCTTCAGCTGCCAATGTGCGGTGAACCCTGCCCTCATCAAGCGTCGCCTGGAAGGAAAAGTTCCTGGCCATAAAGGGGAAGACCTTGAAGCCTGCAAGAAGCGCTGGGCTGACGCGGAAAAGCATCCCGACGAGAACGATCTTGAAAGGATGAGAACCTTCGCGAAAAAAATGCTTGTGATTTCCGAGAAAGCATAA